One genomic window of Desulfitobacterium chlororespirans DSM 11544 includes the following:
- a CDS encoding transposase: protein MELVNLLMQDCQSTGDIQSKLKRLFAGTIEQMLEAEMQDHLGYEKNSIEGNNSGNSRNGYNRKTIISDYGESEIAVPRDRNG from the coding sequence ATGGAACTGGTCAACTTACTGATGCAAGACTGCCAAAGCACAGGGGATATTCAGTCGAAACTGAAAAGACTGTTTGCCGGAACCATTGAGCAGATGCTGGAAGCAGAGATGCAAGACCATCTGGGGTATGAAAAAAACAGCATTGAAGGAAACAACTCCGGTAACAGCCGAAATGGCTATAATCGCAAGACCATCATCAGCGATTACGGCGAAAGTGAAATTGCCGTCCCTCGCGACCGAAACGGC